In one Tessaracoccus palaemonis genomic region, the following are encoded:
- a CDS encoding ImmA/IrrE family metallo-endopeptidase yields MFDPWTALDHLGWSLRIAPTPRRGRCDWGRETITLDPGLTSAEQRAVLTHELVHAWRGPFQRRRLAREEAAVRATAAKLLVDVPRLADAAAWSRHPLVIADLLDVDAATVTTRAEQLDDDERAIIDARLADLYLP; encoded by the coding sequence ATGTTCGACCCTTGGACCGCACTCGACCACCTCGGATGGAGCCTGCGCATCGCACCCACGCCCCGCCGCGGCCGATGCGACTGGGGCCGGGAGACAATCACCCTCGACCCCGGCCTGACGTCCGCTGAGCAGCGCGCCGTTCTCACCCACGAGCTCGTCCATGCGTGGCGAGGCCCGTTCCAGCGCCGCCGCCTAGCCCGCGAGGAGGCCGCGGTGCGGGCGACAGCGGCCAAGCTTCTCGTCGACGTGCCACGGCTCGCGGACGCCGCTGCCTGGTCGAGGCACCCTCTGGTGATCGCCGACCTGCTCGACGTCGACGCAGCGACCGTGACGACCCGCGCCGAGCAGCTCGACGACGACGAGCGCGCCATCATCGACGCCCGCCTCGCCGACCTCTACCTGCCCTGA
- a CDS encoding DUF3800 domain-containing protein produces the protein MTSSEQDTLFGEGDGEDWFHLPDDVPVSTIYIDESGARNSRGGFFVLGFIKVREPAKLDREIRHLRQKHKFFSEAKFGSINRDHVLFYYDLVELVAEADVRVGGSVYDSTAAFAARKETWRTQARMSAQLIAANINKGELVNAVIDLVQTPQGASLARVVHADVHRKLGHRALVACYDMDSQSTNLLQVADVIAGAIAYERRQWAGSTPEPPMSNDAPKGKVSARLRRALELDSFADAREGKVNILTMGRA, from the coding sequence ATGACGTCAAGCGAGCAGGACACCCTCTTCGGAGAGGGAGACGGCGAGGACTGGTTCCATCTTCCAGACGATGTCCCCGTGTCCACGATTTACATCGATGAGAGCGGCGCCAGGAACTCGCGCGGCGGGTTCTTTGTCCTTGGGTTCATCAAGGTGAGGGAGCCGGCAAAACTGGATCGTGAGATCAGACACCTGCGCCAGAAGCACAAGTTCTTCAGCGAGGCCAAGTTTGGGTCCATCAACCGAGATCACGTGCTGTTCTACTACGATCTCGTTGAGCTTGTCGCTGAAGCTGACGTGAGGGTCGGTGGCTCGGTCTACGACTCGACGGCGGCCTTTGCGGCACGCAAGGAGACGTGGCGGACCCAAGCGAGGATGTCCGCGCAGTTGATTGCTGCCAATATCAACAAGGGTGAGTTGGTGAATGCGGTTATTGATCTGGTCCAGACGCCTCAGGGGGCCAGCCTTGCGAGGGTGGTTCATGCTGACGTGCATCGGAAGCTGGGACACCGCGCATTGGTTGCTTGCTACGACATGGACTCCCAGTCCACGAACTTGCTCCAGGTGGCAGACGTCATAGCCGGCGCGATCGCTTACGAGCGGCGCCAATGGGCTGGGAGCACTCCTGAGCCGCCGATGTCCAACGACGCGCCCAAGGGTAAAGTATCGGCGCGTCTCCGGCGGGCCCTCGAGTTGGACTCCTTTGCGGATGCCCGAGAGGGGAAAGTCAACATCCTCACCATGGGGAGAGCCTGA
- a CDS encoding HIRAN domain-containing protein, producing MDRFAAWAMRHPWWYWFAAIMVSILIGNVPGIGPLLFIAALFAAGMWRVPLRRRLQNPVARPAGQIQPQYFTTQQQPPAPAPVASHSDPMDVGLPSALPDEPTVPVVGVQHYSGWGNRRGRHTVTLVREPRNEYDPNAIAVTLGTRKIGHVPRERAVLAAPAMDQANLKTIQTVATLDDYRAEVVLPAALFMSLAPAGDAVAFAPLVPWGRCINTFEIEGEADHRGEIARLMASRGVTLGVEGTSVKDVPAHLVPSGGLRAPAVVVAGEWVGNLTDPQAANYATVVAELAQRGLKLEVQANVWARIDYGTVRANVKVKLPSLSEIEAPGPMPSGAYVLLPRGSVVQVTGEERYLNEVAALLNGNNEHPVVATLHVASIAKGKERIEVRVYGDVIGQLTPYMSENFLPLVKLCDEEGISVACHALVKGNQIKADIVLDTAKAGDLSDGWISEHVYRATDADCVAGPDFSPPAPAVVVREDMWTEEDLGEFVERES from the coding sequence ATGGACAGATTCGCCGCGTGGGCCATGCGCCACCCCTGGTGGTACTGGTTCGCAGCCATCATGGTCTCTATCCTCATCGGCAACGTTCCCGGGATCGGCCCGTTGCTGTTCATCGCAGCACTCTTTGCTGCTGGCATGTGGCGAGTCCCCCTCAGGCGTCGACTCCAGAACCCCGTAGCGCGCCCCGCTGGGCAAATCCAGCCCCAGTACTTCACCACGCAACAGCAGCCACCGGCTCCGGCTCCCGTGGCGAGTCATTCAGACCCCATGGACGTTGGGCTTCCTAGCGCCCTCCCGGACGAGCCCACAGTCCCGGTCGTGGGGGTTCAGCACTACAGCGGCTGGGGAAACCGCAGAGGTCGACATACGGTCACGCTGGTGCGTGAGCCGCGCAACGAATACGACCCCAACGCCATCGCCGTCACGCTCGGCACTCGAAAGATCGGTCACGTCCCTCGTGAGCGTGCAGTCCTCGCCGCCCCGGCGATGGACCAGGCCAACCTTAAGACGATCCAGACCGTGGCGACCCTCGACGATTACCGAGCCGAAGTAGTGCTCCCTGCTGCGTTGTTCATGTCTCTCGCCCCTGCAGGTGATGCAGTTGCGTTTGCGCCCCTGGTCCCGTGGGGCCGCTGTATCAACACGTTTGAGATAGAGGGGGAGGCGGACCACCGGGGCGAGATCGCGCGGCTCATGGCCAGCCGCGGAGTGACACTCGGTGTCGAAGGAACATCAGTCAAGGATGTGCCAGCGCACCTGGTCCCGTCTGGCGGGCTCAGGGCCCCGGCCGTGGTCGTCGCAGGCGAGTGGGTCGGCAACCTGACCGACCCGCAGGCTGCGAACTATGCCACGGTCGTGGCTGAGCTCGCGCAGCGAGGGCTCAAGCTTGAGGTGCAAGCTAACGTGTGGGCGCGGATCGACTACGGAACCGTGCGTGCCAACGTCAAGGTCAAGCTGCCCTCATTGAGCGAGATCGAAGCCCCCGGCCCGATGCCCAGTGGTGCCTATGTGCTTCTGCCGCGCGGATCCGTTGTCCAGGTCACAGGGGAGGAGCGGTACCTCAACGAAGTCGCTGCGCTGCTGAACGGGAACAACGAGCATCCGGTCGTGGCCACGCTCCACGTGGCGTCGATCGCCAAGGGCAAGGAGCGCATCGAGGTCCGTGTGTACGGCGATGTGATTGGGCAGTTGACCCCGTACATGTCGGAGAACTTCCTCCCGCTCGTGAAGCTGTGCGACGAGGAAGGGATCAGTGTCGCTTGCCATGCCCTCGTGAAGGGCAACCAGATCAAGGCAGACATCGTGCTCGACACCGCGAAGGCCGGCGACCTGAGTGACGGGTGGATCTCTGAGCACGTGTACCGGGCGACCGATGCTGATTGCGTGGCTGGCCCTGATTTCTCCCCGCCGGCTCCGGCTGTGGTGGTTCGCGAGGACATGTGGACCGAGGAAGATCTCGGTGAGTTTGTTGAGCGGGAGTCCTAA
- a CDS encoding helix-turn-helix transcriptional regulator — translation MKVTDPQRLARQRRRLGYTQADLANLVGCTQQYISMIERGADRDCSEGMALRIANRLDLDLEDVFDARPSLHATTVPRSKRGTKRRMAA, via the coding sequence ATGAAAGTCACCGACCCGCAGCGGCTCGCACGACAGCGCCGCCGCCTGGGCTACACCCAGGCCGACCTGGCCAACCTGGTCGGCTGCACCCAGCAGTACATCTCCATGATCGAACGAGGCGCCGACCGCGACTGCTCCGAAGGCATGGCGCTCAGGATCGCCAACCGCCTCGATCTCGACCTGGAAGACGTCTTCGATGCTCGACCTTCCCTTCACGCGACCACAGTTCCAAGGTCCAAGCGTGGAACCAAGCGCCGGATGGCAGCCTGA
- a CDS encoding excisionase family DNA-binding protein yields the protein MTQSTNPDTTARRWLPIVEAAGYVGLSRSSLERLIAQGKLTRYKARSRVLVDLDELDALVVQSAMPSTSDNARATSPRPRRKNQHTPAPVAAEAASDPTPGTQQLRYAMGCFEQIIDGLLIKWSVDTGFLSDGNRFVNFVRAVYKENGDHDAFRTHSALAEFPCDEQPPAHIAAAMLAVIGAVTA from the coding sequence ATGACTCAGAGTACCAACCCCGACACCACCGCCCGACGTTGGCTGCCGATCGTCGAAGCCGCCGGCTACGTCGGACTATCCCGCAGTTCGCTCGAACGACTCATCGCTCAGGGCAAGCTCACCCGCTACAAGGCTCGGAGCCGCGTGCTCGTCGACCTGGACGAGCTCGACGCCCTCGTTGTCCAGAGTGCAATGCCTTCGACCAGTGACAACGCCAGAGCAACGAGCCCTCGGCCCCGCAGGAAGAACCAGCACACCCCTGCTCCGGTGGCCGCGGAAGCTGCCTCCGACCCGACGCCCGGGACCCAGCAGCTCCGGTACGCGATGGGCTGCTTTGAGCAGATCATCGACGGCCTGCTCATCAAGTGGAGCGTCGACACGGGATTCCTGTCCGACGGGAATCGGTTCGTGAACTTCGTCCGTGCCGTCTACAAGGAGAACGGCGATCACGACGCGTTCCGTACCCACAGCGCTCTCGCCGAGTTCCCGTGCGATGAGCAGCCCCCCGCCCATATCGCCGCCGCGATGCTGGCCGTCATCGGCGCGGTGACCGCATGA